The Setaria viridis chromosome 2, Setaria_viridis_v4.0, whole genome shotgun sequence DNA window GAAGGTCGGGGCGCCCCTGCTGGGCCCGCGGAAGGCGCGCGCGAGGTAGCCCTTGTCCAGGCCAAGGTTCTCGCACAGCAGGTCCAGCAGCCGCTCCGCCAGCGCCTCCAGCTCGCCGGCGAACCGCCTCATCGCGCGCCGGTACCCGTCGTCGAGGTCGGGGATGTCGGCGAGGTTGGACTCCGGGAGGTGGCGGACGAAGAAGGTGCTCTCCCAGTCCAGGTTCTCCGCCTTCTTCACGCCCtgcgcgtcgccgccgtcgtcgtccttgaGCGCCTTGCTCGCGAACTCGAGGAACCGCTGCTCGCGCACCCGCTTGTAGTGGTCCTTGGTCAGCCTCTCCACCTCGTCCATCAGCTCCGTCGAGATGCCGTGGTTCAGGATCTGCACCGCCGTAGCAAAAGGAAAAACAGAGAATATTACACACGTCAGCAAGAGAGGACAACTTGTACAGCTTATTTGTCATATGCTTTTGACGTTGAAACTACAGGTATATATCATCAGAGATATCTACCTCGAAGAAGCCCCAGTTCTCACACGCATCGCGCAGCAGCTCCATCCCCGCCGGCCTCTCCTCCCCGGCGAGCAGCCCCATGTCGATGATCGGGAACGACAATGCCGGCGCCAtgtttcctctctctttctcttgaCAAGCTAGCCTCGCGGGACTACTGGACTAGCTAGGAGCTCTTTCTCCGGCTACTGTTTCTCGTACCGTTCGTGTCTAACGCTGGACTCTGGAGTGCAGTGAGTGGAAGTGGCCGGGGACGGTCGCAATTTATAGGCTCGGCGGCCAAGCCGGCGAAGCCCAAGCTTTACTTCTAGCGGAGTGGAGCACCTTACCGCTCAATTGTAAGCCCACAGTTAGCCGGCAGCAGAGAGTTATACCGGGTAATTGCTGCAGATAGAGACAGAGGAGGCCATTTGGCCAGTGGGCACCCACCCCCCATGTGGCCGGCGCGTGTTGGCCCGTGTCATCCCGGGCCCtcaagcatgcatgcactgcACGGAATGCTCTTTGCCCCCACCGTGCTTAACGCCGGcgctcgcgtcgcgtcgcgtcgcgtcgcgtcgcgtcgcgtcgcgtcgcgtcgcgtccgTGGCACGGCGCACGCCGAAGCCGCGTCCCGCGCTCCAGCGCGGCTGCTTCGCGCGCGAGAGTGGCGGGGCAGGGCAGCcgtcggcggtggcgggtgGGGACGCGACGTGCTTAAAATTCCGTGGTCGAGTTGGTGATGGCAAAGCCATATGGCGAGGTATGGCACATGATCGGTGTCATTTCGTATACGCGGCAAAGATTGGACGGCCCCTGTCAAGCGAGCTGAAGCCGCCCCGATCGCGGCCAGGACCGCCGTGCCGCCACCCGGCCGTCTCAGCAGAGCAGAAACCTCATTCCCTTGGTGAAGGACTTCTATGCAAATGCGTTGATACATGCCAAGTTGCCAACATTGTGTCTGTCCATGAATTCGTTATAGTAAGATGTCTTGGTTGATCTATCGGGGATGCTCAtcttgcaaaaacaaaaaagataaatGCAATTTTAAAACTTAGGAATTCTTTTTTAAATAGTTGAAGAAAACCACGCTTTGCCAACTGAGTTCGTGAATTTGTCCGAGACTAGTGCTCACTTTATTTGCTGCCTAACTTCTGGCGCTCCATTTGTACGTCATATAAGCTATACCACACACGCGACGGCACTTTGCTAGCTAAAAGGAAGTTCAGCAAAATGTAGCTTGTAGCATACCGATAAAggcgacacacacacacaccagtTTGTCAACCCTCTACAAAGAGGGCTAAAGTATGACCTGGAGACCTTGCAGTGGTAAAATTAAAAAGGTGGAATTGGCCGACATTTTTTTTACTGATGTCACACTTACTATAGCTCTTGTCACTTTGTTAGGGTTAGTGGTGGACAAGTTAACGCAAGAGTTTGTGTTCTAGCTTAATTTCTTGAACCATTTTATTAGGTTTCTATCGGCATCCAACATTCGTCTTTTACAATAGTGGAAAAGGCTTGCAAAAAAGGTGACAATAGGAAAGGAGAGAGGAGATCAGACCAAGTCTATGTCTGGTAAGGCGTGATGGATTGGTGCATTAAGGAGACAAAGACAGTGAGATGTTGTGGAGATGTCGGCAACTTTAACTTTGTGTTGTGGTGTCGATTTTGTTCGAATTTGAACAAGTAGTTCGTTGTCGTCTTACACGAGCAAATTGAACGAATGGCTTTTACAATGTTAAAGAGAGGAATATTTGGGGAGCTATATTTAGCAAGCATTTCAGCATCAActtttgttttaattttccTTTCAAACTTTACAGTTTTCTGTAACGGGAGACTTGTGTTGATAAAGGCAATATCACATTCAATCATTTGGTTTAAAGCATTAAACCCCTTGGATTTAACCATTGAGGAATAGTTTAAGCTAGATACGCTTTATTGCCCTACGCAGTGAAATCCACAGTACTTATTTTGTTCGAATTTGAACAAGTAGCTCGTTGTCTTACATGAGCAAATTGAACGAATGGCTTTTACAACATGAAAGAGAGGAGTATTTCGGTAGCTATATTTAGCAAGCATTTCAGCATCAACTTTTGTTGAAATTTTGCCTTTCAAACTTTACAGTTTTCTGTAACGGGAGACTTGTGTTGATAAAGGCAGTAGCACGTCGAATTGTTTAGTTTAAAGCCTTAAACCCCTTGAAACTACGGTTTAGCCATTGAAGAACAGTTCAAGCTAGATACACTTTATTGCCCTATTCAGTGAAATCTACTTTTTTAGTAATAGGTTAATAAGGGGTCACTTCTCTAAAAAATGTGGGGTCACTTCTCCTGAAAATGTTGTGCTGTGCCGGGCTTTTAACTTTTTCAATCTTTCGTTAGAAAAAAACAATTGTATTTACAATCGTATATAGAAAAAAAGGGTTTTGAGTTATGGTTAAAAAAACGAATTGTGCTTAGCTAAGCCATGTTGTATATACAGCTTTTGCTCCTAAGACAAGCGTCTTGTATCTTAACGAATTAATATCACCGCTTGCGCCCATTAGGATTAAGAAAAGGAGTACGTCAAGCAAGCGCTAAAATTTTGGAAAGCAAATTCAGCGATGCAACCTTGACCCACCGTCTCAACACCAAACGAGGCCTAAAGTAGGTAAAACTTGAGCCGTCCAAGGCAAAGTTGCGGCGAGCTGAGGAAGACCTTACAAAGAAATCCTTTCCTTGGAGAAGTTGCTTAAGCCTTTCTCCAACCATCTTATCTGGAATTAAAGCATGCCTTTGGTGCTTTAGTTAAAGGAGCAGGTTGGACCCTCTAAGCCGGCCAGCTTGAGACCTTACAATCCTCAACCTGTAGACATCTCCAGCGCCGAACTGAAGTCATTGTGTTACGGGAGTACCATCAGATTGAGGATTTTGGAAGCTTCTGAAAACCAGCACACTGCACCCAACATGGCTAGGGTCCAGGGAGTAGCCCTTCAGGTGGCTGGTGCAGCATCGGTGTCCACTGTGCAGGTTGGGTCGGGAACCATTGCATGTCGGCCGTGAAAACATTCACGGAGTGCTGTCCCGAGCATAACACATGAGTGCAGCATGATTGGAAAGGAGTAAAGTATGACCAGGAGGGGGAGGAAAAGAAGCTGCAGCCAACTTGGAGATGGCTTGTTGACACGTAACGCGGAGCAAAAGCTTTGCGGTAGCTTTCTATAATTTGGCAGCCTATTAGTAGCCCTAGCCACACTGAGCTCATCTGATAGACGATGGCCACGAGACTGTTCGGATTCCACTACAAAAGTCATAGTATATGCTCTGTCAATGTCGTTTCGGTTAAAGAGAACTTCCAGAATTTGTTCTTGATGAAGAGGGCCAAGGCAAGTTCGTCGAGCTAGCTAGCGGGAACAATGTCTGACGTCTGAACTGTAACTCCGATCGAGCTAGTCCAGGCATAAAAGCATGAAACTGACACTGTACAAGAGATACACAACAGGATCGTGGCCGCAGCCTTCAGAAGAGTAACCCTGAATGCGAAGTCTGAACAAGAGAAAGCTTTCCTGAGAGTAGCCACCAGGCGGCTAACTGATGGCGATCCAAGTCATGCTCCGAGGTAATCTGTGGACATTATCCCAGCGCGGCGGTCCCAGAAAACATCTCCCAAATTTCGGGAATCCAAGGCCTCTCGTTGAGTGCATTGCATCTGACATCTGTGACCCCCGACCGAGATTAGCTAGCAGCCGCTGGTGGCCGATGGCGAGCGCAAGCGCGGCGGGTGCATTGCACCCCAACGAAGAAGGTGGACCATGGCACGTGAACGAGCAGGAGTGCTCCGTACGCGATTAGCAACGCGGAATGAATGTTTGTCCATGGCGCTCGATCCCGATCCGCAGCCGACCACGCCCGTGCCGTCACGATCGGCCCGGACGGCGCGTACCGTCAGGTACTCAGGCAGAACGAGTCAAAAAGCTGCCGCGTCGGCCAATCGGCTGAGCCCAGGCATGCGTTCTGATCGCCGGTGCGCGGCAAGCGGCGGTTGGTCGGAGTCGGAGCAATcatcccgccgcccgcgcgcgtcGCCCGAATGtacgccgccgaccccgccgcttGCGTCGTCGTCCCGGCCGGCCATGCCGTGCCTTAAATCCTCCACGTCGTCGGTCGACGGGTCCGGCGGGCGCCTCTCGGCCGGCACATGGGAGCGTGCGTGCGTACGTGATGGCCTCTGCAGGGAATTCCCTTCTGCAGTGACGTGCTTATGGACCATGGCGCGCTGGCTGGCTGTTTTTGGCACGGCGTGCGTATGGACCGGACGGGGCGGGGCCACGGGCGCGCGGCGTACGTGCTCTGCAGGCTGGCTCCCGCGGCGCGCTGCCGCGCCTACCACCACGGTCCACGTGGCTGGTCTGCTGCGCGGCTCGCGGGGGACGCCGAGGAGCGAGCAGACTGGCCTAGCGGCTCGGCAGGACGCGCGCCGCGCGGGGGAGCAGCGCggcgccgggcgggggcggcgccgtgTTTGTTTGGCAATGGGCCATGGCAGACGCGCACATAAGCTGCAGCGGTGATACGGTCACCGGCTTACGTGCGTGCCTGATCAGTATCCGCGAACGCATACGAACCAAAACTGCGCTTGTGCTTCGCACGGCAGTAGAGACCAATGCACGATACTAAGGACAAAA harbors:
- the LOC117846380 gene encoding 1-aminocyclopropane-1-carboxylate oxidase 1, whose amino-acid sequence is MAPALSFPIIDMGLLAGEERPAGMELLRDACENWGFFEILNHGISTELMDEVERLTKDHYKRVREQRFLEFASKALKDDDGGDAQGVKKAENLDWESTFFVRHLPESNLADIPDLDDGYRRAMRRFAGELEALAERLLDLLCENLGLDKGYLARAFRGPSRGAPTFGTKVSSYPPCPRPDLVKGLRAHTDAGGIILLFQDDRVGGLQLLKDGEWVDVPPTRHSIVVNLGDQLEVITNGRYKSVMHRVVAQTDGNRMSIASFYNPGSDAVIFPAPALVKADEASAAYPKFVFEDYMKLYVRHKFEAKEPRFEAFKSMETETSNRIAIA